One part of the Eleginops maclovinus isolate JMC-PN-2008 ecotype Puerto Natales chromosome 14, JC_Emac_rtc_rv5, whole genome shotgun sequence genome encodes these proteins:
- the LOC134875716 gene encoding protein FAM200A-like produces the protein MVACDSLMVMSCVANLTYYSLRTVLRAKLTHIYKHSRREYFKIGCSTANICYICTSLAIYLAPMDRFVVRKVPEGQAAMTEGQAATTEGQAATIGQGQASEASTSQKRRKRKYNEEYVKYGFTVTTDRAGEEVPLCFVCSTILCNEAMKPSKLTRHMETHHVHLKAKPVEYMQQMLRDFKGQQATMRKSAKINENALKASYLVALRVAKSKKPHTIAEQLILPAAIDMCRAMVSEECANKLKTIPLSDNTIGRRIGEMANDVKDQLMAKLQTVLFSLQIDETTDVTNDAQLLTFVRYEDSGTMCEEFLFCKPLPGRTTGVEIFKALDDFFTEHNISWQRCVALCSDGARAMSGSKTGLFAHVRRVAPGVIWTHCLIHREALASKDLSVELSGVFDVVVKTVNFIKRNALNTRLFSSLCHDLGSEHSSLLYHSEVRWLSRGAVLARVFELRGAIYEFLCEKHSDLASNFNDSYWLTKLAYLTDVFAELNKLNSSMQGRDANVMQLYEKLDAFVKKMSKWIERVESNNLAMFPSVEEYPDSTDINDTICEHLRKLVRQFAKYFTDSEEWRRDSKWILLPFSDDASVGSSLTAVEEDKLIEMSTDSVRRHMYDTQPLVKFWISCQTEFPQLAAKAMRCLLPFPTTYLCESGFSTLAYLKNKYRARLDPENDMRLSLSTISPRIDRLCGLHHAQISH, from the coding sequence atggtagcctgtgattcgctaatggtaatgagttgcgtcgctaacctcacttattattcattacgtacagtcttgcgagcaaagttgacacacatttataagcatagccgacgagagtattttaagataggttgtagtacagcaaacatttgttacatatgtactagtctagctatatatctagcaccaatggatcgttttgtagtgaggaaagtgccagagggacaggctgccatgacagagggtcaggctgccacgacagagggacaggccgccacgatagggcaaggacaggcttccgaagcgtcaacttcgcaaaaaagacgaaaaagaaaatacaatgaggaatatgttaaatatggattcacagtgacgacagacagagcaggagaggaggtaccactgtgtttcgtatgttcaacaattctctgtaatgaagctatgaagccgtcgaaacttacgcggcatatggagacgcatcacgtccacttgaaggccaaacccgttgagtacatgcaacagatgttgcgtgatttcaaaggacagcaggctaccatgaggaagagtgcaaaaataaatgaaaacgcactgaaagcatcgtatctggtcgctctcagggttgcaaaaagtaagaagccccataccattgcagagcagcttatattgccagcagccatagatatgtgcagagctatggtaagcgaagaatgtgccaacaaattaaaaactattccgttgtcagacaacacaatcggaagacgaattggggaaatggcaaatgatgtcaaagaccagctgatggcaaaacttcagacagttctgttttcccttcaaatcgacgagacgacagatgttactaatgatgcgcaactgttaacatttgtgcgatacgaggacagtggcactatgtgcgaggaatttcttttttgcaaaccactgcccgggcgaactaccggtgtagaaatatttaaagcactggacgattttttcacggagcacaatatctcgtggcagaggtgcgttgcattatgcagcgatggggcccgagccatgagtggcagcaagactggactgtttgcgcatgtaaggagggtggctccgggggtaatttggacacactgcctgattcatagagaggctctcgcctccaaagatctcagtgttgagctcagtggtgtgtttgatgtcgttgtcaagacggtcaacttcataaaacgaaacgcattgaatacacgcctgttttcatccctatgccatgacttgggaagtgaacacagctctctcctttatcattcagaggtgcgttggctgtctcgcggcgctgtgctcgcccgtgtgtttgaactacgcggagctatctacgagttcttgtgcgagaagcattctgatctggcttccaatttcaacgatagttactggttaactaagctggcgtacctcacagatgtttttgcagagctgaacaagttgaacagctccatgcaagggagagatgcaaacgtcatgcagctctacgagaagctcgacgcatttgtgaaaaaaatgtcaaagtggatcgaacgagtggagagcaataacttggcgatgtttccttcagttgaggaataccctgacagcactgacatcaacgacactatatgtgagcatttgaggaagcttgtgcgtcaattcgcaaagtacttcactgattcggaagagtggcgccgtgacagcaagtggatcctgctcccattcagtgacgatgcatcagtagggtcaagtctgacggctgtggaagaggataagctgattgagatgtccacagactctgtcaggaggcatatgtacgacacacagccccttgttaaattctggataagttgccagacagaatttccacagcttgctgcaaaagcaatgaggtgtcttttgccctttccaaccacatacctgtgtgagagtggtttttctacactggcgtacttaaagaataagtacagggctaggcttgatccagagaatgacatgagactgtctctgtctaccatttcgccacgaatagacaggctgtgtggacttcaccacgcccagatatcacactga